One genomic window of Campylobacter fetus subsp. fetus includes the following:
- a CDS encoding 6-pyruvoyl trahydropterin synthase family protein, which yields MIIRKMYDYENAHIVRFCSSKRCRESLHGHSYKCEVMLSSNYLDNAEMVYDFGLMKQGIKTIIDSFDHTTTLYSKDDIEYKNDIKKYSKRWIELPYNPSAEQFSRVFFVLIDRLLGLTVMRNGEREVKLHSIIVHETASGYAQCFYEDAYNPNMGIINLEDIVFSQGIIEEWKDAMFYDKLKNGIKFINPKEC from the coding sequence ATGATTATTAGAAAAATGTATGACTATGAAAATGCCCATATAGTAAGGTTTTGCAGCTCTAAAAGATGTCGCGAAAGTCTGCATGGTCATAGTTATAAATGTGAGGTAATGTTAAGCTCAAATTATCTTGATAATGCAGAAATGGTGTATGATTTTGGTTTGATGAAACAAGGAATTAAAACTATAATCGACAGTTTTGATCATACCACAACTCTATATTCAAAAGATGACATTGAGTATAAAAATGATATAAAAAAGTATTCTAAAAGGTGGATAGAGCTTCCTTATAATCCAAGCGCCGAGCAGTTTAGCAGAGTATTTTTCGTGCTTATAGATAGGCTTTTAGGACTTACTGTGATGAGAAATGGCGAGAGAGAAGTGAAACTTCATAGCATTATCGTTCATGAAACGGCTAGCGGATATGCTCAGTGTTTTTATGAAGATGCTTATAATCCAAATATGGGTATAATAAATTTAGAAGATATAGTATTTAGCCAAGGTATTATAGAAGAGTGGAAAGACGCGATGTTTTACGATAAGTTAAAAAACGGTATTAAATTTATAAATCCAAAGGAGTGCTGA
- a CDS encoding 16S rRNA (uracil(1498)-N(3))-methyltransferase, whose amino-acid sequence MKFLYDENAKNEILEIKGDSFNHLKARRQNVGDRIDIRNLKDGYSYIYEIIKFERKATCELVFKSLTKSLDSDLVLAWAVVDPSVIEKTLPSLNELGVKKIIFVYTDFSQRNIKLDFDRFRRILIGSSQQCGRNSIIEFEIFADIDEFLKVHKNVSLIDFGGDSLDNANGSEVLFVGSEGGFSAQERVKFLNRYCLKCPNILKSNTAIISVASKFLV is encoded by the coding sequence TTGAAATTTCTATATGATGAAAATGCTAAAAATGAAATTTTAGAGATAAAAGGCGATAGTTTTAATCACCTAAAAGCAAGGCGTCAAAACGTAGGCGATAGAATTGATATAAGAAATTTAAAAGACGGTTATAGTTATATTTATGAAATTATTAAATTTGAACGAAAAGCCACTTGCGAGCTTGTATTTAAATCTCTTACGAAAAGTCTTGATAGTGATCTGGTTTTAGCTTGGGCCGTAGTCGATCCTAGCGTCATAGAAAAGACTCTACCTAGTTTAAATGAGCTTGGAGTGAAGAAAATTATATTTGTATATACTGATTTTTCTCAAAGAAATATAAAGCTTGATTTTGATAGATTTCGTAGGATTTTGATAGGATCGTCGCAGCAATGCGGCAGAAACTCCATTATAGAATTTGAAATTTTTGCAGATATAGATGAGTTTTTAAAAGTACATAAAAACGTGAGTTTGATAGATTTTGGAGGAGACAGCCTAGATAATGCTAATGGAAGCGAAGTGCTATTTGTAGGAAGCGAGGGCGGTTTTAGCGCACAAGAAAGAGTTAAGTTTTTAAATCGGTATTGTCTAAAATGTCCAAATATCCTTAAATCAAATACCGCAATAATAAGCGTTGCGAGTAAGTTCTTGGTGTGA
- the polA gene encoding DNA polymerase I — protein MKSLTIIDTFGFFFRLYYAMSGLKSQSGKPSGMVHGFANFIYNLKQDFPSDYIVFALDSGGKTFRSQIDPNYKANRVSPPQELKDQLPVCIDMIEKMGLCSLRVEGYEADDIIASFIKNSKDQDLEIRIVTHDKDLYQLIDDRVSIFSPAKKELYNRDGCYEKYGVYPEQIRDFLALCGDSADNIPGVKGIGEKGAKKLLDEFGSIENLYENLSQVRNERTKNMLFESKENAFISKRLATLYDELETPNLQNAIFPTSNPLLKVIDTLKDYSLSRLLATLKSSDEDKILSFTPVLLTDESELIRLLEDMNSEIMISFDTETTSTDAKIAKIVGFSFCFNEQTSYYVPLAHSYLGVESQISMNSAKWAISQIYKGFVIGQNLKYDFRIVANNFGIEPPKNYSDTMILAWLDDPSSSVGMDNLAKKLYNYETIKFESVVKKGEDFSSVDLQSASKYASEDAWITLKFYKTFTNKLEESMLNIAKNVEFPFILTLFDMESNGIRLNLEKLRALILRNDSALRALTTEIYELCEQRFNINSSKQLGSVLFDYLKLPAKKKTKTGYSTDESVLSELLDLHPSIEKILEYRELYKLQSTYCEPLLNLAIKDENHRVYTNFIQTGTATGRLSSKNPNLQNIPARGNLAKDMRAVFEPKDGYSLISLDYSQIELRLLAHFSCDPALIEAFKNGDDIHARTAISIFGESNTQNRAIAKSINFGLIYGMGSNKLSNELSIDKKSAKEYIDRYFKAFSTIKDFLDSIKNRAKNDGFVETLIGRKRYFDFGGATPMQLAMFEREAVNTKFQGSAADIIKIAMIKVKDLLNDDAKMLLQIHDELIFEVRDEIAPSFAKNVQELMQTVVALNVPLVANWGMAKNWGDLK, from the coding sequence ATGAAGAGCTTGACGATAATTGATACTTTTGGATTTTTTTTCAGACTTTATTACGCAATGAGCGGTCTTAAAAGTCAGAGCGGTAAACCAAGCGGAATGGTGCATGGATTTGCAAATTTTATCTATAATCTTAAGCAAGATTTTCCGAGTGATTATATAGTTTTTGCTTTAGATAGTGGTGGAAAAACTTTTAGAAGTCAGATTGATCCTAACTACAAAGCAAACCGAGTTAGCCCTCCTCAAGAGCTAAAAGATCAGCTTCCAGTATGTATAGATATGATAGAAAAAATGGGGCTTTGTAGCCTTAGAGTAGAAGGTTATGAGGCGGATGACATCATAGCTAGTTTTATAAAAAATAGCAAAGATCAAGATCTAGAAATAAGAATAGTAACTCACGATAAAGATCTTTACCAATTGATAGATGATAGAGTAAGTATATTTAGTCCTGCAAAAAAAGAGCTTTATAATCGTGATGGTTGTTATGAAAAATACGGAGTTTATCCTGAGCAGATAAGAGATTTTTTAGCATTGTGCGGTGATAGCGCGGATAATATCCCAGGGGTTAAAGGTATCGGAGAAAAAGGTGCGAAAAAACTTCTTGATGAGTTTGGAAGCATAGAAAATCTATATGAAAATTTAAGTCAAGTAAGAAATGAGAGAACGAAAAATATGCTTTTTGAAAGCAAAGAGAACGCTTTTATTTCAAAACGTCTAGCGACTTTATATGATGAACTTGAAACGCCAAATCTTCAAAATGCTATTTTTCCGACGTCTAATCCTTTGCTAAAAGTCATTGATACGTTAAAAGACTATTCGCTTAGTCGTCTTTTGGCAACCTTAAAATCTAGCGATGAAGATAAAATTTTGAGTTTTACTCCGGTACTTTTAACGGATGAAAGTGAGCTTATAAGGCTTTTAGAAGATATGAATAGCGAAATTATGATTAGTTTTGATACGGAAACTACTTCAACAGATGCCAAAATAGCTAAAATAGTCGGTTTTAGCTTTTGTTTTAATGAGCAAACCAGCTATTACGTGCCTTTAGCTCATAGCTATCTTGGAGTCGAATCTCAGATTAGTATGAACAGTGCAAAATGGGCGATATCTCAAATTTACAAAGGTTTTGTAATAGGACAGAATTTAAAATACGATTTTAGAATAGTAGCAAATAACTTTGGTATCGAGCCTCCTAAAAATTACTCCGATACAATGATATTAGCGTGGTTAGATGATCCAAGCAGCAGCGTCGGCATGGATAATTTGGCCAAGAAGCTTTATAATTATGAAACCATTAAATTTGAAAGTGTAGTAAAAAAAGGCGAGGATTTTTCTAGTGTCGATCTACAAAGTGCTTCAAAATACGCTAGCGAAGATGCGTGGATAACACTTAAATTTTATAAAACTTTCACAAATAAATTAGAAGAAAGCATGCTAAATATAGCAAAAAACGTTGAATTTCCTTTTATATTAACACTTTTTGATATGGAAAGTAACGGCATAAGATTAAATTTAGAAAAATTAAGAGCGCTTATACTGCGAAATGACTCTGCTTTGCGAGCTTTGACAACTGAAATTTATGAGCTTTGCGAGCAGAGATTTAATATAAACTCAAGTAAACAGCTAGGTTCTGTTTTGTTCGATTATCTAAAACTTCCTGCGAAAAAAAAGACAAAAACAGGTTATAGCACCGATGAAAGCGTACTTAGTGAGCTTTTAGATTTACATCCATCTATAGAAAAAATACTGGAGTATAGAGAGTTATATAAACTTCAAAGTACATATTGTGAGCCGCTTTTAAACTTAGCCATAAAAGATGAGAATCATAGAGTTTATACAAATTTTATTCAAACCGGAACAGCCACAGGAAGACTCTCGAGTAAAAATCCAAATTTACAAAATATACCTGCTCGCGGAAATTTGGCAAAAGATATGAGGGCTGTTTTTGAGCCAAAAGACGGTTATAGTTTGATATCTCTTGACTACTCTCAGATAGAGCTTAGACTTTTAGCGCATTTTAGTTGCGATCCTGCGCTTATAGAAGCTTTTAAAAATGGAGATGACATACATGCAAGAACTGCTATAAGCATATTTGGAGAAAGTAATACGCAAAATCGAGCCATAGCAAAATCCATAAATTTCGGATTGATTTACGGAATGGGATCAAATAAATTGAGCAATGAGCTCAGCATCGATAAAAAGAGCGCAAAAGAGTATATTGATCGCTATTTTAAGGCATTTTCGACTATAAAAGATTTTTTAGATAGTATAAAAAATAGAGCCAAAAATGACGGCTTTGTAGAAACATTGATTGGGCGAAAGAGGTATTTTGACTTTGGCGGTGCCACTCCTATGCAACTTGCGATGTTTGAGAGAGAAGCTGTAAATACTAAATTTCAAGGCAGTGCAGCCGATATAATAAAAATTGCTATGATAAAAGTAAAAGATCTCTTAAATGATGATGCAAAAATGCTTTTACAGATCCACGATGAGCTTATATTCGAGGTGCGAGATGAAATAGCACCTAGCTTTGCTAAAAACGTGCAAGAGCTTATGCAAACAGTAGTTGCTCTCAATGTGCCTTTGGTTGCAAATTGGGGTATGGCGAAAAATTGGGGTGATTTAAAGTAA
- the motA gene encoding flagellar motor stator protein MotA, translated as MDLSTIFGMVLAITSISVGDILEGGNPLHVLHISSVLIVIPTAMFSAVTATNKKYVKAAFKELKVAFKGSGVDMSKRIAEMVEYSTLARKNGILSLEQKASSIDDEFLKTGLSMLVDGQPIDEVKENLELAIETTEEYYHECAHFWIKTGESCPTFGLVGAVMGLMLALQLLDDPAAMAAGIAGAFTATVTGIMGAYAFFGPWGQKILGNAKDIIKEKTMIIEALVGIAEGANPRSLESKLFNFLDKNEPRVSQFN; from the coding sequence ATGGATTTATCAACGATATTCGGTATGGTGCTAGCTATAACTAGTATATCTGTGGGTGATATTTTAGAAGGTGGTAATCCGCTTCATGTATTGCATATTAGCTCAGTTTTGATAGTTATCCCTACAGCCATGTTTTCAGCTGTTACGGCTACAAATAAAAAATATGTTAAAGCTGCATTTAAAGAGCTTAAAGTAGCATTTAAGGGCTCTGGCGTAGATATGTCAAAGCGTATAGCCGAGATGGTAGAGTATAGTACTTTGGCCCGTAAAAACGGTATTTTGTCTCTTGAACAAAAAGCATCTTCTATAGACGATGAGTTTTTGAAAACGGGACTTAGTATGTTAGTTGATGGTCAACCTATAGATGAGGTTAAAGAAAATCTTGAACTTGCCATAGAGACTACTGAAGAGTACTATCATGAATGTGCACATTTTTGGATAAAAACCGGTGAAAGTTGCCCTACATTTGGTCTAGTTGGAGCAGTTATGGGTCTTATGTTAGCTCTTCAATTGCTAGATGATCCAGCAGCTATGGCAGCAGGTATAGCAGGAGCATTTACCGCGACTGTTACTGGTATTATGGGTGCATATGCGTTTTTTGGACCATGGGGTCAAAAAATACTTGGAAACGCAAAAGATATAATTAAAGAAAAAACTATGATAATAGAAGCCCTAGTAGGTATAGCTGAGGGCGCAAATCCTAGAAGCTTAGAGTCAAAATTATTTAACTTTTTAGATAAAAATGAGCCTAGAGTGTCTCAATTTAACTAA
- the motB gene encoding flagellar motor protein MotB, whose product MAKKKKQQECPAGEKWAVPYADFLSLLLALFIALYAISAVNTAKVEALKTEIIKIFDFPDSKGVKQSSKNAKSEKQFDGPGIAMQNSDSTSVKQNTNNERYRVALDQAENQVAIDLPAGIKFDPMSAEIYNPDMINFVKIISMIINKVPESVSVEIRGYADDYNEYAKDYKLAADRAYNVLTMLIGNGIDPKRLRFTSFGDSVQIKNSDLKLAKIYFRIDIKDKKLQKSVLDIVNEIQ is encoded by the coding sequence ATGGCAAAAAAGAAAAAACAGCAAGAGTGCCCAGCGGGTGAAAAATGGGCTGTTCCGTATGCAGACTTTTTATCTTTATTGCTTGCTTTATTTATAGCTTTATATGCGATATCTGCAGTAAATACCGCAAAAGTTGAAGCTTTAAAAACCGAAATTATAAAAATATTTGATTTTCCTGATTCAAAAGGTGTCAAACAAAGTTCTAAAAACGCTAAAAGCGAGAAACAATTTGATGGTCCTGGTATCGCTATGCAAAATAGCGACAGCACTTCGGTCAAGCAAAATACAAATAACGAACGCTATAGAGTTGCGCTTGATCAAGCTGAAAATCAAGTTGCTATAGATCTGCCTGCAGGAATCAAATTTGATCCTATGAGTGCTGAAATTTATAATCCAGATATGATAAATTTTGTAAAAATAATTTCTATGATAATAAATAAAGTTCCAGAATCTGTTTCCGTAGAGATAAGGGGATATGCCGATGATTATAATGAATACGCAAAAGATTACAAGTTAGCAGCAGATAGAGCGTATAATGTACTTACTATGCTGATTGGGAACGGTATAGATCCAAAAAGGCTGAGATTCACATCGTTTGGCGATAGTGTTCAGATCAAAAATAGCGATTTAAAACTAGCTAAAATTTATTTTAGAATAGATATAAAAGATAAAAAGCTACAAAAATCTGTACTTGATATAGTAAATGAAATCCAGTAA
- a CDS encoding DUF362 domain-containing protein, with amino-acid sequence MAVRITDTCISCGSCIDECPVSAIVDDSDNPTGEDAYYVYADKCVECVGHNDSPACAEACPTDGCIVWSEVISGQPSRSEITADVRNAATPVL; translated from the coding sequence ATGGCAGTTAGAATTACAGATACCTGTATAAGTTGCGGTTCATGCATTGATGAGTGTCCAGTTAGCGCCATAGTTGATGATAGCGATAATCCAACAGGCGAAGATGCGTACTATGTATATGCCGATAAATGTGTAGAGTGTGTAGGACACAATGATTCTCCGGCTTGCGCAGAAGCCTGTCCTACTGACGGCTGTATTGTATGGAGTGAGGTTATCTCTGGCCAGCCAAGCAGAAGCGAAATAACCGCTGATGTAAGAAATGCCGCTACTCCTGTATTATGA
- the ndk gene encoding nucleoside-diphosphate kinase produces MEQTLSIIKPDAVEKGVVGKIIDRFESNGLRIAAAKKLQLSVEDAKKFYEVHAARPFYGELVEFMTSGPVVVMVLEGNNAVVKNRELMGATNPKEAAAGTIRADFAESIDANAVHGSDSLENAKTEIAFFFAKREIC; encoded by the coding sequence ATGGAACAAACTTTATCTATAATAAAGCCTGATGCCGTAGAAAAAGGCGTTGTAGGAAAAATAATCGATAGATTTGAAAGCAACGGATTAAGAATAGCAGCCGCAAAAAAACTTCAACTTAGCGTAGAAGATGCTAAAAAATTCTATGAAGTTCATGCCGCTAGACCATTTTATGGAGAATTAGTAGAGTTTATGACAAGCGGACCTGTTGTAGTAATGGTGCTTGAGGGTAATAATGCAGTTGTTAAAAATCGTGAGCTTATGGGTGCAACAAATCCAAAAGAAGCTGCAGCCGGTACCATAAGAGCAGATTTTGCTGAGAGCATTGATGCAAATGCTGTTCATGGAAGCGATAGTTTAGAAAATGCAAAGACAGAAATAGCGTTTTTCTTTGCAAAAAGAGAAATTTGCTAA
- the rpmF gene encoding 50S ribosomal protein L32, producing the protein MAVPKRRVSHTRAAKRRTHYKVTLPMPVKDKDGSWKMPHRINKTTGEY; encoded by the coding sequence ATGGCAGTACCTAAACGTAGAGTGAGCCACACACGCGCTGCAAAACGCAGAACTCACTATAAAGTAACTCTTCCTATGCCTGTAAAAGATAAAGACGGTAGTTGGAAGATGCCACATCGTATAAATAAAACAACCGGCGAGTATTGA
- the plsX gene encoding phosphate acyltransferase PlsX yields MISIAIDAMGGDFGPEPIITGVLDALKHRSFNAVLVGDIQKIKPLIPEDYARFVTYIESSEVFSMGESATDALKRKESSIFKAIELVKNGECKAIVSAGHSGATMSLATLRIGRLKNVARPAIATLMPTSLNKKTLVLDVGANVDCKAEHLFQFAIMGESYAKQIMRVKNPKVGLLSNGEEDCKGNEVTKEAFEMMSKLDSFIGNVEGNQIFDGSVDVIICDGFVGNILLKTSEGVASAISKIIKESVKKSPFATVGALLMKRVFKALKIQIDYDEYGGAPLLGVKDCVIISHGKSSPKAVKNAIFQALKFAESDINRVIEDELSHFVR; encoded by the coding sequence ATGATTAGTATAGCAATAGACGCTATGGGCGGGGATTTTGGTCCAGAACCTATAATAACTGGTGTACTCGACGCTTTAAAACATAGAAGTTTTAATGCTGTTTTAGTAGGTGATATACAAAAGATCAAACCCCTTATACCTGAAGATTACGCAAGATTTGTAACTTATATCGAGTCTAGCGAAGTATTTTCTATGGGCGAGAGTGCTACTGATGCACTTAAGCGCAAGGAAAGCAGTATTTTTAAAGCAATTGAGCTTGTAAAAAACGGCGAATGCAAAGCTATAGTTTCAGCAGGACATAGTGGAGCTACTATGAGTTTAGCAACTTTAAGAATCGGTAGATTAAAAAACGTTGCAAGACCTGCTATAGCCACACTTATGCCTACTTCTTTAAATAAAAAAACACTTGTTCTTGATGTCGGTGCAAATGTTGATTGTAAAGCAGAACATCTATTTCAGTTTGCCATAATGGGAGAATCTTACGCCAAACAAATAATGAGAGTAAAAAACCCGAAAGTAGGGCTTTTAAGTAATGGCGAAGAGGATTGTAAAGGAAATGAAGTCACAAAAGAAGCATTTGAAATGATGTCAAAACTCGATAGTTTTATCGGAAATGTTGAAGGAAATCAGATTTTTGATGGAAGTGTTGATGTTATTATTTGTGACGGATTTGTCGGAAATATCTTACTTAAAACTAGTGAAGGCGTAGCTAGCGCTATATCAAAAATCATAAAAGAAAGTGTTAAGAAGTCACCTTTTGCTACTGTTGGTGCTTTGCTTATGAAAAGAGTTTTTAAGGCTTTAAAGATTCAAATAGACTATGACGAGTACGGAGGAGCTCCGCTTTTAGGGGTTAAAGATTGTGTTATTATAAGTCATGGTAAAAGTAGTCCAAAAGCCGTTAAAAATGCTATTTTCCAAGCTCTAAAATTTGCTGAATCAGACATAAATAGAGTTATAGAAGATGAGCTTTCGCACTTTGTTAGGTAG
- a CDS encoding beta-ketoacyl-ACP synthase III — protein sequence MKKASIISVGAYIPKDILTNFDLEKMVDTSDEWIVKRTGIKTRHLAKNEVTSDLAYKAALMAIQRAGIDKNDIDAVICATITPDYFCMPSTACKVASNLGLFDVTAFDISAACTGFIYLLEIAKSLVESGAKKNVLIIGAEKLSSIINWQDRSTCVLFGDGAGAAIVSSSDDNYIIDVHTSSDGSKGNLLITPGCGIVHPANKDTIDKKLNFLHMSGNEVFKIAVNTLSKDVVDILEKNSVSSKDIDLFILHQANLRIIEAVKQRLDFTDEQCVVTVVDYGNTSSASIPMAMNDAYEDGRLKQGSLILLDAFGGGFTWGSALLRFGGK from the coding sequence ATGAAAAAAGCATCGATAATTTCAGTTGGAGCTTATATTCCAAAAGATATTTTAACTAATTTTGACCTTGAAAAAATGGTTGATACTAGTGATGAATGGATAGTCAAACGAACAGGTATAAAAACTAGGCATTTAGCAAAAAATGAAGTCACTAGTGATCTAGCATATAAAGCGGCTCTGATGGCCATACAAAGAGCCGGTATAGACAAAAATGATATAGATGCGGTTATCTGCGCGACTATTACGCCTGATTATTTTTGTATGCCCTCTACTGCTTGTAAAGTGGCTTCAAATTTAGGTTTGTTTGATGTAACTGCTTTTGATATAAGTGCCGCTTGTACCGGATTTATCTATCTTTTAGAGATTGCAAAATCTCTCGTTGAGAGTGGAGCTAAGAAAAATGTTCTTATAATAGGAGCAGAAAAATTAAGCTCAATTATTAATTGGCAAGATAGAAGCACTTGTGTTTTATTTGGCGATGGAGCAGGCGCGGCTATAGTTAGCTCTTCGGATGATAATTATATAATAGATGTTCATACATCAAGCGACGGTAGCAAAGGAAATTTATTAATAACTCCTGGTTGCGGCATTGTTCATCCAGCCAACAAAGATACTATCGATAAAAAGCTAAATTTTTTACATATGTCTGGTAATGAGGTCTTTAAAATAGCTGTTAATACGCTATCTAAAGATGTTGTTGATATTTTAGAAAAAAACAGTGTCAGCAGCAAAGATATCGATCTTTTCATACTGCATCAAGCAAATTTAAGAATTATAGAAGCAGTAAAACAGCGTTTGGATTTCACAGATGAGCAGTGCGTTGTAACTGTTGTGGATTATGGTAACACTAGCTCGGCTTCCATACCTATGGCTATGAATGATGCTTATGAAGACGGGCGTCTTAAACAAGGTAGTTTAATCCTTTTAGACGCATTTGGCGGCGGTTTTACATGGGGTTCTGCTTTGTTAAGATTCGGCGGAAAATAA
- a CDS encoding PilZ domain-containing protein: MIYEGQDVLISECMGILQGLEQDYKKYGKNLAKESQKQIDPYDLDDTLELIFDAIFKTNLDKEASLKQINKCFGNDETYANYFILKVLFHLLHRFSIYISKSDLNSTIYIIYLENAIDAFTQVLMKTEAKTKISSPQSFKFGTSGGFMLFGDIIDEFRAALRSNSSLRFLNLYYGVNVSCDAKIASIEDDKVLFKVNLMQILAMKEEENAYILKGDNLVSNVKADILSINLSNNTVLLNNFVRMENMFANQRKFPRVHPNQHTKVILSNKFGVSIEGKLYDISQGGIGVVSIQNGGFKSGEELMAKFSLTMPRTKEVIDVYLELNLVVALNYQGSMRYCCEIVKPQSITEKIVEFSKLRVKDTLDELQQKVELYR, from the coding sequence GTGATTTATGAAGGGCAAGATGTGCTTATATCTGAGTGTATGGGGATTTTGCAAGGATTAGAGCAAGACTACAAAAAATACGGTAAAAATCTTGCAAAAGAGTCGCAAAAACAGATTGATCCTTATGATTTAGATGATACTTTAGAATTGATTTTTGATGCGATTTTTAAGACAAATTTAGATAAAGAAGCCTCATTAAAACAGATAAACAAATGTTTTGGTAACGATGAAACGTATGCTAATTATTTTATTTTGAAAGTTTTATTTCATCTTTTACATCGTTTTAGTATTTATATTTCAAAATCAGATTTAAACAGTACAATTTATATAATATATCTAGAAAATGCGATAGATGCTTTTACTCAAGTTTTAATGAAAACAGAAGCTAAAACAAAAATTTCAAGCCCTCAGAGTTTTAAATTTGGAACTAGTGGCGGATTTATGTTATTTGGCGATATAATAGACGAGTTTAGAGCGGCTTTGCGTTCAAACTCAAGCTTAAGATTTTTAAATTTATACTATGGCGTAAATGTCAGCTGCGATGCTAAAATAGCTAGCATAGAAGATGATAAAGTGCTTTTTAAGGTGAATTTGATGCAGATTTTGGCTATGAAAGAAGAAGAAAATGCATACATACTAAAAGGCGATAACTTAGTAAGCAACGTCAAAGCTGATATATTAAGTATAAATTTATCTAATAATACTGTTTTATTAAATAACTTTGTACGAATGGAAAATATGTTTGCAAACCAAAGAAAATTTCCCAGAGTACATCCAAATCAACATACAAAAGTTATATTATCAAATAAATTCGGAGTAAGTATAGAGGGTAAATTATACGATATTTCTCAAGGCGGAATAGGCGTGGTAAGCATCCAAAACGGTGGATTTAAAAGCGGCGAGGAGCTTATGGCTAAGTTTAGTTTAACTATGCCAAGAACTAAAGAAGTTATCGATGTTTATTTAGAGTTGAATTTAGTAGTTGCATTGAATTATCAAGGCTCTATGCGTTACTGTTGTGAAATAGTAAAACCTCAATCTATCACGGAAAAAATAGTTGAATTTTCTAAGTTAAGAGTTAAAGATACGCTAGATGAATTGCAACAAAAAGTAGAACTTTATAGATGA
- the plsY gene encoding glycerol-3-phosphate 1-O-acyltransferase PlsY yields MNENIVAYVLAYLIGAIPFGLILGRIFGKVNITKEGSCSIGATNVLRVLKSSNPNLAKKLAVLTVVCDAFKAFIPMVVAKVVFDLSDQTIWTMAVLSVIGHCFSPYLKFEGGKGVATGAGALIYFLPLEIICALGIWFIIGKVLKISSLASLLALFTLIGTSFIFHYEMPVINTHAPIFIISFVVLYKHIPNIKRLLSGSEKRVI; encoded by the coding sequence ATGAACGAAAATATTGTTGCTTATGTGTTGGCTTATCTTATTGGTGCGATACCTTTTGGTTTGATTTTGGGTAGAATTTTCGGTAAAGTTAATATAACTAAAGAAGGAAGCTGCAGCATCGGAGCCACAAATGTTTTAAGAGTTCTTAAAAGTTCAAACCCGAATTTGGCAAAAAAGCTTGCAGTACTAACAGTCGTTTGCGATGCTTTTAAAGCATTTATTCCTATGGTTGTAGCAAAAGTTGTTTTTGATTTAAGTGATCAAACTATCTGGACTATGGCTGTGTTATCAGTGATAGGACATTGCTTTTCGCCGTATCTTAAATTTGAGGGCGGAAAAGGCGTAGCTACTGGAGCCGGAGCGCTTATTTATTTTTTACCTTTAGAGATCATTTGCGCTTTGGGAATCTGGTTTATAATCGGAAAAGTACTTAAAATTTCTAGTTTGGCCTCGCTTTTGGCGCTTTTTACTTTGATAGGAACATCTTTTATATTTCATTATGAAATGCCGGTGATAAATACTCACGCTCCTATTTTTATCATATCGTTTGTGGTTTTATATAAACACATTCCAAACATAAAAAGGCTTTTGAGCGGTTCTGAAAAGAGGGTGATTTGA
- a CDS encoding dihydroneopterin aldolase codes for MITVFVEDFKFKTIIGLLAFERVKRQKIRVDMGFKADEFIDYAFVCEHTRNEFEKMKFKKVEEALQYFKNNFKEIFPSLEYFYMKISKVKIISNATVGAKIEQLY; via the coding sequence TTGATAACTGTTTTTGTGGAAGATTTTAAATTCAAAACGATAATCGGACTTTTGGCTTTTGAGCGGGTTAAACGCCAAAAAATAAGAGTTGATATGGGTTTTAAAGCTGATGAATTTATTGATTATGCTTTTGTGTGTGAACACACTAGAAATGAATTTGAAAAAATGAAATTTAAAAAAGTTGAAGAGGCTTTGCAATATTTTAAAAATAATTTTAAAGAAATTTTTCCGTCTCTTGAGTATTTTTATATGAAAATTTCAAAGGTAAAAATCATTTCAAATGCCACGGTTGGAGCAAAAATCGAGCAGCTTTATTAA